The sequence CAGCTATTAGGAATTCCCCAATCTCTAGCTTTTCCTCTGATTTGTATTTTCCCTAGATTATTTAAGGTTAAGTGCCCATGGTGTCCACTGCTTTCTATAGACCATCCAGATGGACTAGGATATGTCCACCCCTTGTATCTTCTAGACGCTTTGAATTTAGGATATCCAGACTTAAGCTTGAAAAATCTTTGAAAAGCAAAATCAACTCGCTTTATAGTTGCTTGTAAAGCTTGACTACCAAGGGGTTTGTACTCTTCCCAAACCTTTTTGAACTCAGGTAAACAGTTTTGTTGCTCAAAGTAATCTACACTATGACCGAACTGTTTATACTGGGTTTTTCTATTAGCTATACAAGCGTTATAGAGTAAACAATGAAGCTTACGCCATTGGTGTAACTGGTTTGCTTGTTTTTTGTTTGGGTATAGCCTAAAAGTAATGCGCTTGGTAGCCATTAGATGGGTATGCTAAACTTCTTTTAGTATAACAATCCACTTGTGCATATGTCAATATCTTTAAGAAAAAGCTCTCATGCTGTTTTCTGTATTCACTTACATATAGTTTTAGTAACAAAATATAGAAGAAAAGTTATTACACCAGAAATAAGTAGATGGCCTTAATTAATCGTTCAAGCCAAAATCCTAGAAGTCTCTCCTGGAATGAGATACAAGAAATACTATTTGACGTTTATTTAGGGCTACCTACTTACTAAAAAGGTTGAGTGAAATACGTCAAGATGTCTGCAATAGAAACAATTCTAGGCTAATAGAATTTAATGGAGAAAATGACCATTGTCATCTGCTTGTAGATATGGCGCCCAATAATAATATTTCTGTTTTAATAAAGTCATTGAAGTCTGCTTCAAGTATGCTGATCAGAAAAGAATTTACGTCTTATTTGAAACAGTTTTATTGGAAACCAGTTTTTTGGTCATCTTCATATTTTGTATCGTCTAGTGGCGGAGTTAGTTTAGATGTACTCAAAAAATATATACAAAATCAACAAGTGCGAGTTTTAGCTAGACTCGCTTTCATCCCCAGGCTTACATCCGTGGGGACTTCCCGCTCCTAGTGTTAAATGGAAGCAAATGCACCCAGTCCGCACCAAACAACTGGGTTTAGAATTACTAGCAGAATCAAAAATTGATCCTCCTTACCATTGTTGGAGTCTTTTTTAGAAAAGGAGATTGGACGTCCTTTTACTCTGATTTTTATCGTTAATTATGTCCAAGAAGTAAGAGGAGATAATAATTCCCCTCCTTAAAGTATTACCATTGTAACAGAATTGCTTCTTGAGAAAAGCCAGGTCCCATACCCACCAATAACCCGTAGGAGCCTGCCGTAGGTTGATCTTCTGAGAAAACCTTTTCTAGGATATAAATAACGGTACTAGAGGAAATATTACCTACTTCCTCCAGGGCTTGGTGACTCAGTCGCAATTTTTCTTTATCTAGTCCAAATTCATCCTGTACAGCTTCGAGGATCTTTGGTCCACCGGGATGGACAATCCAGCGAGATATTTGGTCAATTGACAGATTATATTTGGTCAAAAGGGGCTCTATCGCCTGACGTAGACCAATTTTGACGAAATCCGATACTTGTGGTCTAAGAATATTTCTAAAACCGGTACCTACTAAATCTAACCCCATGAGTTCTTTAGTATTGGGAATCAAGGTTGAGCGCGTATCAACCACCCTAGGTAAGCCAGGCTGGGCTAAGGGATGTTCGTCTCCAACCATCAGAGTAGCTGCAGGACCATCAGCAAACAGAGCCGCGGTCACGATCGTCATGATAATATCGCTGTAAACCGAGGGATCCGTAGGCAACTGACGAATTAGAGAGGACATATCCGCTTGTATTGAACCTTGCCAGAGTCCCGAATTCAGCTCGCTGGTGGTGAGAATGACGGCTTCTGTAGGGTGTCCCTTGAGGTAATCGGCGACTCGCGCCACACCAATGCAACCACCGATGCAACCCAATCCTCCCAGAGGAACCCGCTTCAAATGAGCAGGAAAGGGAATTAAATTCATTAATAAAGCTTCTACCGAGGGAGAGGGTTGATAGATAGTAACGGAGGTAAACTGGGAGATTTCCTGAGGATCTAAGGAAGCTCGTTCTAGTAAGTTCCGAATCGCTTTTTCTAGCAGGGCGATCGTAATACGAAGAGATTCGTTTACTGTTACTTCCATACCGGGAGGATTATAGAAGTTATCAAGAGGTAGGGTAAAGTAACGTGTATTGATTTTGACGTTAGTAAAAAAGCGATCGATAATGTTTAAGTCAAAATCTAAATCTTCAGCTATTAAATATTTCTTGAGTGCTGTAGCTAAAACCTCCTGGGAATAACAATTAGAAGGTAGTGCTGTAGATGTACCAAAGATAAAAGCCATATTTATTTTTCTTGAGTTTGACTATAGATTGTATAAATAAACTTTACAGTACGCTAGGAAAAGGGGCAATACAAGTTTGATCGCCCCATTTTATTATTCTAAACGGCGTTACCGTTAGTATTATCAACGATCAGATTATTGTTACCAAATCCTCGAGTTAACCCGCCATCAGTAGCGTTGAGTTGAGCGATCCAGCCATCGTAAGAGTTGAGATGAGTGGCACCCAATGACCCCTCAGTGATACCAGTTACGAGAACTCGATTACGAAATACTTCTATATCAGAACCTCCCTCTAATTCAGTGGTACCAAGCTGAGTAGTCCAAAGAGCATTACCATCAGCGTCAAATTTAGCCGCCCAAGCGTCAAAGGAACCATCGGGTGTATCATCAGTTTCATTGCCAGTCTCGGGATCGTAGAGAGAGCCGATCGCACCGTTGGTGGTTCCCGCTAAATAAACGTTACCCAGTGTATCGATGTCGATGTCGATCGCTTGATCATCTCCCGTTGTCCCAAACTGTTTGATCCAAATTTGATTCCCTTCGCTGTCGAATTTACCCAGCCAAGCGTCATAAGAACCGCTATTTGGTCCTCCCAAATCTCCCAATGTCCAGCCAGTCAAATATAAATTCCCCTGACCATCGTGTTCCATACCCCATACCCAGTCATAATTGGGTGTACCGAACTGTTTGATCCATTCTTGTTCACCAGTAGTGGTGTTAGTTTTAGCGAGGAAGATGTCGTATAAACCTGCGTTGGTGTTGCCAGGAAAACTACCTAGAGTCCATCCTGCTGTATAAATATTATCCTGACCATCTGTTTCTAGAGCAAAAACCTCATCAAAAGCTGGGGTTCCAAATTGTACACCCCATTGTTGATTACCTTCGGTATCGTATTTGGTGATCCAAGCGTCAGTAGCTCCAGGACCTGCATTAGGACCAAACAAATCCCCAGTAGTGTATCCAGCTAACAACAGATGATCAGAGTTATCTAAATCTAAAATGGGATCACTAAAACTATTGTCAACTCCAGGAGTTCCAAATTGACGAATCCACTGCTGTGTTCCCAGCGTGTTGTATAGAGCTACAAAAGTATCCGTTGTTGCTCCTACTGTTCCTGGATTCTCTCCACCTAAATCGCCTCTGGTTCTTCCAGTTACGTAAAAATTGTTTCTTCTATCTACTGCAATACCGTGACCGAAATCTGCTTCTTCTGTACCTAGTTGAATAGAAGTTCCTTTTTGACCGAATCTATTGAATGTGGTCACAAAAGCATCGGTATCGCCGAAATCTTCTCCTGTCAGGGGTCCTGTGGTATAGCCGACTGTAAAGAGTACACCTCGAGGGTTAAAAGCATTGCTAAAGGGAATGTCAATCCCTCTGGTAGCTAGATGCTTAATGGAGCTACTGGCGGCTCTTCCTGGGGCTTCTGGAGCTTCATTGTCGTATTCGAAGTAACTAGCGTTGAGATCCAAGCCAGCAGGTGGGATTCCCGCAATGACGCCTATTAATTCTGGATCGGTGCTATTGAAATAAATTTCTGTGACTGGTATGGTCACACCGGGAGCTACTAGCAAACTTTCCTGTTGCAGGGTATAGTCGGTAACAGAGCCGTGGAGTCTGATAATATCCTGTGCAGGAGTAAAGTCGAAAATTAGAGCGAAGTCTTCTTTACCTAGAGTGTTGGCAACACCATCATCGTAGTAGGGTTTAAAGCGATCGCCTAGCACGAAAGTATCTGGTGAGGTAAATTGAATCGGGGGTGCGGGAAGACCGGGAGGGTTCTGATCTCCCAACAGGATATCTACTTCTTGACTACCGGGTAAATCTGCTTCTGGATCGACAGCAATGAGTTGATCTTGACCTTCACGCGTAAACAAAACGTCTGAAGCAAAAATTACACCCTCATTAATCGTAGCTAGACGCGATGTACCTAGTTGCAGTGTATCGCTTCCTGGGGTTCCTGGAGTTACTACTGCTTGATCTGCTGAAATAATAAAAACCATATACCTACATTACATAATTAGCGCGTACACCTGTAATGTATTGCTTATTTTTCCAGCGGCAAATAGCTAAAAGACTCTACCCGCTTTGAGTTACTTATTTATACTTAAATTCAGATCTGGACCGACAGGAATAATACCTCCAGGATTCAACGGAAAAAGATTACCATAATAATCTTGTTTAATTTGCTCTAAATTGCAAGTATCAGCCACACCCGGTAAATGATACAATCTGCGTAGATAAGAACTTAGATTTTGATAATCTGCGATACGGCGATAGTTACACTTGAATAAACCGTAGTAAACTAGGTCGAAACGAAATAGAGTAGTAAATAAACACACGTCCGCTAAAGTAATTTCTGAACCACAGAGATAGGGTTGCTCAGTTAATATTTGCTCCAATTCGTCTAAGGTATTAAATAACTCTGTAACCGCCTGATTATAAGCCGATTGAGTCTGGGCAAAACCGCAGCGATAAACCCCATTATTAACGCTCTGATAGATTTTAGCGATTAACTGTTCAATGTCAACTTGTAAAGACTCTGGATAAAGGTTTAATTCGCGATTACTATTCCAGGAGTTGAGAATTTTAATAATATCAAGGCTTTCATTGTTAGCGATCGCCTTTTTTTCCGTATCCCATAATACTGGTACCGTACAGCGTCCTTGGTAATTGGGTTGAGCTAATCGATACAATTCTGGGAGAGTATGGCAATTTTCTTCCATTTTTTCCATTACCCAAATACCTTGATCCCCTGAGGGAACTACTATAGATACGGGAATCACTGGTTCCAACCCTTTAAGGGCGCGTACTACTAGAGTGCGATGAGCCCAGGGACAACCCAAACCCGCGTAGAGACGGTAGCGATTAGGGGTAGTGACAGTGGGGAAATCTCTAAATTCACTCTGGGGACGAATATATTCGCCGCTTGTACTTCTGGGAGCGATTCTAGACATCATTTGATGCCAAAGCGTTTCCCATATCCATTTAACCGCTTTAATCGTATATTTAGGGGGTAAAGATTTAGGCATAATCTGTAAAACTGTTTACAAATTATTTTAGCTAAAATATATTAATTTATTCGGCTCTCCCGTACCTAGGGTGATAAGCAAAAGTTATTGGTTATAGGCAAAAGGCAAAAGGCAATAGAGAAGAAAGTGTAATTTTAGAGACAATTTCCCCCATAATGTTGAAAAAGCCATTTATTCTTATAGTAAATCATTTTCTAATAATTCAGCTATCTTCATTATTGACTTCAAAGTTCCAATTTTTAAATCTTGATTTCTTTGGACAGGAATAGAAATAATTTTATTCTCACTTAGCTTTGTATAAATATGGTGACTTCCCGTAATTTTCTTGAGAATCCAACCTTTCTTTTCTACTATTTTACATAGTTTTTTTCCTGAAACGGATTTCATATGACGATTTCAACAACTTTTGAGAGAGGATCTAGTTTTTGACTTTGATTGGCAACTTCCAACCATCCTTTTATCGCATCTTCAAGGTTATTAATTATTTCGTCCATGCTATCGCCTTCTGTTATACAACCAGGTAGCGCAGGAACCTCAGCCCAGTAACCACCTTCTTCGGCTGAATGAATAATCGCTTTAATTTTCATTGTTGTGCTATTTAACCCTAATAACTTCTTGATTATAAACCCCCAACCAGACAAATGGAAAGGCGCGCCCGAAGGGATTTGCTACGCAGATTGCTCTACTTATAATTGTAGATAAACCAGTTATTTTACAG comes from Gloeocapsa sp. PCC 73106 and encodes:
- a CDS encoding type III polyketide synthase, whose translation is MAFIFGTSTALPSNCYSQEVLATALKKYLIAEDLDFDLNIIDRFFTNVKINTRYFTLPLDNFYNPPGMEVTVNESLRITIALLEKAIRNLLERASLDPQEISQFTSVTIYQPSPSVEALLMNLIPFPAHLKRVPLGGLGCIGGCIGVARVADYLKGHPTEAVILTTSELNSGLWQGSIQADMSSLIRQLPTDPSVYSDIIMTIVTAALFADGPAATLMVGDEHPLAQPGLPRVVDTRSTLIPNTKELMGLDLVGTGFRNILRPQVSDFVKIGLRQAIEPLLTKYNLSIDQISRWIVHPGGPKILEAVQDEFGLDKEKLRLSHQALEEVGNISSSTVIYILEKVFSEDQPTAGSYGLLVGMGPGFSQEAILLQW
- the tnpA gene encoding IS200/IS605 family transposase, with the protein product MSEIRQDVCNRNNSRLIEFNGENDHCHLLVDMAPNNNISVLIKSLKSASSMLIRKEFTSYLKQFYWKPVFWSSSYFVSSSGGVSLDVLKKYIQNQQVRVLARLAFIPRLTSVGTSRS
- a CDS encoding RNA-guided endonuclease TnpB family protein codes for the protein MATKRITFRLYPNKKQANQLHQWRKLHCLLYNACIANRKTQYKQFGHSVDYFEQQNCLPEFKKVWEEYKPLGSQALQATIKRVDFAFQRFFKLKSGYPKFKASRRYKGWTYPSPSGWSIESSGHHGHLTLNNLGKIQIRGKARDWGIPNSCTIIYKQEKWYASTTVACDTTRPTTDIGAIGLDFGVNHAIATSNEELIDNPRFLKQSQEKIKQLSKKSRRKRAPNKKKTKAFRRWLKARKAVSKIQSKVARQRQDWQHQISSKIVSDNSLIATEKLNLKGMTRKAKG
- a CDS encoding glutathione S-transferase family protein — protein: MPKSLPPKYTIKAVKWIWETLWHQMMSRIAPRSTSGEYIRPQSEFRDFPTVTTPNRYRLYAGLGCPWAHRTLVVRALKGLEPVIPVSIVVPSGDQGIWVMEKMEENCHTLPELYRLAQPNYQGRCTVPVLWDTEKKAIANNESLDIIKILNSWNSNRELNLYPESLQVDIEQLIAKIYQSVNNGVYRCGFAQTQSAYNQAVTELFNTLDELEQILTEQPYLCGSEITLADVCLFTTLFRFDLVYYGLFKCNYRRIADYQNLSSYLRRLYHLPGVADTCNLEQIKQDYYGNLFPLNPGGIIPVGPDLNLSINK
- a CDS encoding SBBP repeat-containing protein, which encodes MVFIISADQAVVTPGTPGSDTLQLGTSRLATINEGVIFASDVLFTREGQDQLIAVDPEADLPGSQEVDILLGDQNPPGLPAPPIQFTSPDTFVLGDRFKPYYDDGVANTLGKEDFALIFDFTPAQDIIRLHGSVTDYTLQQESLLVAPGVTIPVTEIYFNSTDPELIGVIAGIPPAGLDLNASYFEYDNEAPEAPGRAASSSIKHLATRGIDIPFSNAFNPRGVLFTVGYTTGPLTGEDFGDTDAFVTTFNRFGQKGTSIQLGTEEADFGHGIAVDRRNNFYVTGRTRGDLGGENPGTVGATTDTFVALYNTLGTQQWIRQFGTPGVDNSFSDPILDLDNSDHLLLAGYTTGDLFGPNAGPGATDAWITKYDTEGNQQWGVQFGTPAFDEVFALETDGQDNIYTAGWTLGSFPGNTNAGLYDIFLAKTNTTTGEQEWIKQFGTPNYDWVWGMEHDGQGNLYLTGWTLGDLGGPNSGSYDAWLGKFDSEGNQIWIKQFGTTGDDQAIDIDIDTLGNVYLAGTTNGAIGSLYDPETGNETDDTPDGSFDAWAAKFDADGNALWTTQLGTTELEGGSDIEVFRNRVLVTGITEGSLGATHLNSYDGWIAQLNATDGGLTRGFGNNNLIVDNTNGNAV
- a CDS encoding type II toxin-antitoxin system HicA family toxin; amino-acid sequence: MKSVSGKKLCKIVEKKGWILKKITGSHHIYTKLSENKIISIPVQRNQDLKIGTLKSIMKIAELLENDLL
- a CDS encoding type II toxin-antitoxin system HicB family antitoxin, which produces MKIKAIIHSAEEGGYWAEVPALPGCITEGDSMDEIINNLEDAIKGWLEVANQSQKLDPLSKVVEIVI